Sequence from the Paludisphaera rhizosphaerae genome:
CCCGGTTCTTACGCCGTTGAACGTGGCGATCCTTTACGCCGTGTCCGAGATCATGATCCCCATCGATCCTTGCGTCGCGGCCCTCGCCGGCGTGCGGGCGCTCGAGGATCTGGTGCGGACCGTCAGCGAGTTCCGCCTCGAGTTCACCGACGCCGGACCGCTGGCGATTTCCGGTGTGCTCATTACAAGGGTCGACCGCACGCTGGTCTCGAAGCAGATTGAGGCCGAGGTCCGCAACTACTTCGGGCCCATCGTCCACGAGATGGTCGTGCCGGCGTCGGTCAAGTTTCGCGAGGCTTATGCGCGCGGCATGCCCCTGATCCACTACGACCGCCTGAGCCCGGCGGCCTCGGCTTACCGGGCAGCCGCTCAATCGTTCCTGGAAGGTCGGGCCGCCGAAGCCCCCGCCGCAGCCTTGTCCGAGGCCGAGAACGAGGACGTCGACCCCGTCGACTCCGAGTACCGCGAAGCCTCCTGAACGTCCGTCGGTACCGATGTATGGACCATAGTTGTCCGCGGCGCGACCGCGGGCGCGAGCGAGACCCCAGCCGACCCCGACGCCCGACGGATGCGGCGACGGAAGGAGGTAGACGATGAGCAGCCCAACCCGCCGCGGAGGCATCCCCGGTCCCGAGAGCCGGACCGGCCTGACCCGGCCGAGCATGACCGAGGCCGAATTCGAGCGCCGGCTTACCGCGCAGACCGGAGCAGGGGATCCCCCAGCAGCGCAGGCGGCCGTCGCCGAGCCGATGGACGCCGACGCCTCGAACGATCAGGAGCCGGTCGGCCGGACCGCGTCGGCGTCCTCGACGTCGCGCGCCCGCGCCTCGCGAGCCAAGCCGGCGAAGCCCCGGCGCGTCCAGCGGATGTTCGCCATCGAGGAAGACGTTGACAAGAAGCTCTGGCTGTACGCGATCCACATGGGCAAGGACCGCTCGGAAGTCGTCAACGATCTGCTGCGGCCGCTAGTCGCGTCGATGGTCCTTTACGACTCGCGCGACCGCCGCTCGGGACGAAATTCCGACGCCGCCGCCGACCGCGATGCGGAGGGCGACGCCGCCTGATCGAAGTCAGGCGGAGTCGCCTTCGGGGAAGAGCAGGGGCTGGCTGGAGCCCAGCTTGCCGTCGCGGATTTTGACTTCCAGGGCGGCCAGGCAAAGTGGTTCGAGCATCTTCTTCCAGCGGCTCAGGCCGGGATTCTCGGCCTTGACGGTCGCCAGGATCGCGTCGCGTTGATCGGTTGGGAGCTTTTCCCAGGCGGCCTTGAGTCGAGCCTCACGCTCCTCCTGGTCGCGGGCGGACGCCTTGGCCTCGGCCTTCGATTCAGCCGCTTTGCGATCGGCCTCCTCGCGCCGGGCCGCGGTCGACTTCTTCGCCGCGCTGGTTTCCGTCTCGGATCGGAAGTCGTTCGGCTCCTGGTAGTCGGACCGGATCGAGGCCACGAGGTAGCCCGCCGGGTTCTTGCCGACCCGCTTGTCCTCGTTGCGAATCAACCAGTCGAAGACCTCG
This genomic interval carries:
- a CDS encoding ParA family protein → MRSVAVTNAKGGVGKSTTAINLAAALVELDQRVLLVDADPSGNAALGYFPRGAPEIGLADALLEGSGLADVAMATEYPGLDVVAPGDRLGNCSDQMGGVQGLGQGREFRIRRLLKGLTGYDVVIFDTSPVLTPLNVAILYAVSEIMIPIDPCVAALAGVRALEDLVRTVSEFRLEFTDAGPLAISGVLITRVDRTLVSKQIEAEVRNYFGPIVHEMVVPASVKFREAYARGMPLIHYDRLSPAASAYRAAAQSFLEGRAAEAPAAALSEAENEDVDPVDSEYREAS